From Syntrophorhabdaceae bacterium, a single genomic window includes:
- a CDS encoding 4Fe-4S dicluster domain-containing protein, which yields MKGTITIDRERCKGCALCIEFCPKKAIFISDDLNLKGYYVAAFDETGGCTGCATCAVMCPDVAIEVEKH from the coding sequence TTGAAAGGCACCATCACCATAGACCGGGAACGCTGCAAGGGCTGCGCCCTCTGCATCGAATTCTGTCCGAAAAAGGCGATTTTTATTTCCGATGACCTGAATCTCAAAGGATACTATGTTGCAGCTTTCGATGAGACCGGAGGATGCACGGGCTGCGCGACCTGCGCCGTCATGTGTCCCGATGTTGCCATTGAGGTGGAGAAGCATTGA
- a CDS encoding 3-methyl-2-oxobutanoate dehydrogenase subunit VorB, protein MKRLMSGNAALGEAAILSGCTCYFGYPITPQNELTEHMAKRMAEEGFVFIQSESEIAAINMVLGASVAGARAMTSSSGPGMSLKQEGISYLAADELPAVIVDMVRGGPGMGNISPAQSDYLQATRGGGHGDYKTIVLAPGSVQELTEVVPLAFDLADKYRNPVIILGDGMLGQMMEPVDFTNIKPPSVYEKDYILTGADGRPPRTIYSLLFDTKLQEEHNWKLFRKFQRMEQNEVRYETYLVDDADMVVVAYGIGARIVKGAIKRLRQENLKVGMIRPITLWPFPVKAIKDLAKTINDFFVFEMSAGQMVEDVKLALEGRGHVHFYGRPGGVIPTPVELFRIISRHCYQAQSRKRKKA, encoded by the coding sequence TTGAAGCGATTAATGAGCGGTAACGCCGCCCTCGGTGAGGCAGCGATCCTATCAGGATGTACCTGTTATTTCGGGTATCCTATAACCCCGCAGAACGAGCTCACGGAACATATGGCCAAACGGATGGCCGAAGAGGGTTTTGTTTTCATCCAATCGGAGAGCGAAATTGCAGCCATCAACATGGTTCTCGGGGCATCCGTGGCGGGCGCGCGGGCCATGACGTCATCGAGCGGGCCAGGTATGAGTCTCAAGCAGGAAGGCATCTCGTATCTCGCGGCCGATGAGTTGCCCGCTGTGATTGTCGATATGGTACGCGGCGGCCCCGGCATGGGTAATATTTCACCGGCCCAGTCCGATTACCTTCAGGCGACCCGCGGCGGAGGACACGGCGATTACAAGACAATTGTACTCGCGCCGGGATCAGTCCAGGAGCTGACCGAAGTCGTGCCACTTGCTTTCGATCTTGCAGACAAGTACCGCAACCCCGTGATCATCCTGGGTGACGGCATGTTGGGGCAGATGATGGAGCCGGTCGATTTTACCAACATCAAGCCGCCCTCGGTCTACGAAAAGGACTATATTCTGACGGGCGCCGATGGAAGGCCTCCCCGCACCATCTATTCCCTGCTCTTTGACACCAAGCTCCAGGAGGAGCATAACTGGAAGCTCTTCAGAAAATTCCAGCGCATGGAGCAGAACGAGGTGAGGTACGAAACATACCTTGTCGATGACGCCGATATGGTGGTCGTAGCCTATGGCATCGGGGCGAGAATCGTAAAAGGCGCCATCAAAAGACTCCGCCAGGAGAATCTGAAGGTTGGCATGATTCGCCCTATTACGCTCTGGCCATTCCCGGTGAAGGCAATCAAGGACCTGGCAAAGACGATTAACGATTTCTTCGTCTTTGAGATGAGCGCCGGCCAAATGGTGGAGGACGTGAAGCTCGCCCTGGAGGGGAGGGGACACGTGCATTTCTATGGCAGGCCGGGCGGTGTGATACCCACACCTGTCGAGCTTTTCAGGATTATTTCGCGTCACTGCTACCAGGCACAGTCGCGAAAAAGGAAAAAGGCATGA
- a CDS encoding selenium metabolism-associated LysR family transcriptional regulator, whose product MDLRHFETFLKIAEHRSFTKAAEDLCLTQPTVSKQIVDLERFFEVKLIDRTKRTVALTKAGEILIGYARDLIGLKKDAVEAIASFKGLKMGSIVIGASTIPGTYILPKVLSMFKKKYDGIGIKLIISDTKNIIEKMEEGVIDIGFVGAKSPTGKIDFKKFVEDTIAVIAPPEFPGTIPLKDLKEYPLIARESGSGTRNNFESSLKKSKHVSPEDLKVVAELTDTEAIKEAVKAGMGLAYISNMAVAADMSSGKLKRVSIEGFPEIRRSFFIIARKGKTALPQVRALTEMIDTWRKHEKM is encoded by the coding sequence ATGGACCTACGACACTTTGAAACGTTCCTGAAGATCGCGGAACATAGGAGCTTCACGAAAGCCGCGGAAGATCTTTGTCTCACTCAACCCACCGTGAGCAAACAGATCGTGGACCTGGAGCGTTTCTTCGAGGTAAAGCTCATCGACAGGACCAAGAGGACTGTGGCGCTCACGAAAGCCGGTGAAATCCTCATCGGATACGCCAGAGATCTCATCGGTTTGAAGAAGGACGCCGTTGAGGCTATCGCTTCCTTCAAAGGCCTGAAAATGGGGAGTATTGTCATAGGCGCGAGCACGATCCCCGGAACGTACATTCTTCCCAAGGTCTTAAGCATGTTCAAGAAGAAGTACGACGGCATAGGAATTAAGCTGATTATATCCGATACAAAGAACATTATAGAAAAAATGGAGGAAGGGGTCATAGATATCGGTTTTGTGGGAGCAAAGAGTCCGACAGGTAAGATCGACTTTAAGAAATTTGTAGAAGACACGATCGCCGTGATCGCCCCGCCTGAATTCCCCGGCACAATTCCGCTCAAGGACCTCAAAGAATATCCGCTCATTGCCCGGGAGAGCGGTTCGGGCACCCGCAACAATTTCGAGTCGTCTCTCAAGAAATCAAAGCACGTGAGTCCCGAGGACCTCAAGGTTGTGGCCGAACTCACAGACACCGAAGCGATTAAAGAAGCGGTCAAGGCCGGCATGGGCCTCGCCTATATATCGAATATGGCTGTCGCGGCCGATATGTCTTCGGGAAAGCTGAAACGTGTTTCAATCGAAGGATTCCCGGAAATCCGAAGGTCCTTCTTTATCATCGCCAGAAAAGGAAAGACAGCGCTCCCCCAGGTACGGGCGCTCACTGAAATGATCGACACATGGAGAAAGCATGAAAAGATGTAG